In Deinococcus sp. QL22, the following are encoded in one genomic region:
- a CDS encoding endonuclease III domain-containing protein, with translation MSSRRYVKSKPARQLPADAERTRRAEEIGALFKQLGQTRGNQFPWHKSPDPFKVLVAEYLLARTARLVIERVYQRVIEHFPNAVALAAADPTVLSELTREAGLPRKTLGLIEVARRVAEIGEVPPDREWLLSLPFVGDYIADAVLLYAFGLPVIPLDRNFQRVVHRVFFGQEPPKRSIEPYRDPETVHVVDEMTLGYDARALRDFHQGVLIVAWDFCRHRPRITACPLSPHCALAWNLSPEVQTPR, from the coding sequence GTGTCGAGCCGCCGCTATGTCAAGTCAAAGCCCGCACGTCAGTTGCCAGCGGACGCCGAGAGAACGCGCCGCGCTGAGGAAATCGGGGCTCTATTCAAGCAACTGGGCCAAACACGGGGGAACCAGTTTCCCTGGCACAAGAGCCCGGATCCCTTCAAAGTACTCGTGGCCGAGTACCTGCTTGCGCGCACAGCGCGCCTGGTGATCGAGCGCGTCTATCAACGGGTTATCGAGCACTTCCCGAACGCGGTTGCGCTGGCGGCGGCTGACCCCACGGTGCTGTCGGAACTCACCCGGGAAGCCGGCCTGCCCCGCAAGACCCTGGGGCTGATCGAGGTGGCGCGGCGGGTTGCGGAGATCGGCGAAGTTCCACCAGATCGAGAGTGGTTATTGTCGCTACCTTTCGTGGGGGACTATATCGCCGACGCCGTATTGTTATACGCTTTCGGCTTGCCAGTTATCCCCTTGGATCGCAATTTTCAACGAGTGGTGCACCGGGTCTTTTTTGGTCAGGAGCCTCCGAAGCGCTCCATCGAACCCTACCGGGATCCTGAAACGGTTCATGTGGTCGACGAGATGACCCTCGGGTATGACGCCCGCGCACTGCGTGACTTTCATCAGGGTGTGCTGATCGTGGCGTGGGATTTTTGCAGGCATCGGCCGAGAATCACGGCATGCCCGTTGAGTCCACACTGCGCTCTCGCTTGGAATCTGTCTCCAGAAGTTCAGACACCTCGATAG
- a CDS encoding DEAD/DEAH box helicase family protein, which produces MPAIHDTLTFRRWTWQDFERNLARLLMFAGWKGVRLVGGSGDHGADVLAVDGHDHRWIFQCKHTQAGVGREAIDEVREAGRIYGAHTLCVVTSQMPTRGFIEELERLQRGGLAIHHIGPGDLVALYQQAPEYMPSRPQMRPYQQQAVENGRNALLERGRAQIVLATGLGKTVVMSEIVADLLRDGLLEEGRVLVLAHTIPLVMQLLTSFWRVLPKDVATHRLSEGEVPLDFTGITFATVQTLQTMTPRALEALPSFDLVIVDEAHRVGAAGFSRIIEDLSATRLMGVTATPWRPDGGSIDRWFGEPVFQMGIKEGLAQGYLSDVDYRIMLDGIDWDLVREASVLGYSVQQLNKRLLIPTRDQRAIEIIRGTWERENRRRGIVFSPSQTHARHFAADLRANEFRAEALVSEDSTVQRFVTLSRFAAGELDFVCVVDIFNEGLDVPDVDLLVFLRVTHSRRIFVQQLGRGLRIGDGKDKVVVLDFAADVRRIHAAMELDDSAGRGEVESLAISRAAVNFSDRSLDSFFYEWIADLGSIKNHDADDVVKLPIFDPTQFNFPEE; this is translated from the coding sequence ATGCCCGCAATTCATGACACCCTGACCTTCCGGCGTTGGACTTGGCAGGATTTCGAACGTAACCTCGCCCGGTTGCTGATGTTCGCCGGTTGGAAAGGTGTCCGCTTGGTGGGCGGGTCAGGGGATCACGGCGCGGACGTGCTGGCCGTCGACGGTCATGACCACCGCTGGATTTTTCAGTGCAAGCACACCCAGGCCGGCGTGGGCCGGGAAGCCATCGACGAGGTTCGGGAAGCGGGCCGCATCTATGGTGCGCATACCCTCTGCGTCGTGACTTCCCAGATGCCGACCCGGGGATTCATCGAGGAACTCGAGCGCCTGCAGCGCGGCGGCTTGGCGATCCATCACATCGGCCCAGGGGATCTCGTGGCCCTGTACCAACAGGCCCCGGAATATATGCCCAGCCGCCCCCAGATGCGGCCATATCAGCAGCAAGCGGTGGAGAATGGGCGCAACGCCCTCCTAGAACGGGGGCGCGCTCAGATCGTGCTGGCCACGGGCCTGGGCAAGACCGTGGTCATGTCCGAGATCGTGGCCGATCTGCTGCGCGATGGCCTGCTCGAAGAAGGACGGGTGCTGGTTCTCGCCCACACGATCCCCCTGGTCATGCAGTTGCTCACGAGCTTCTGGCGCGTCTTACCCAAGGACGTCGCCACCCACCGTCTGAGTGAAGGCGAAGTGCCACTGGACTTCACCGGCATCACTTTCGCAACTGTCCAGACGCTCCAGACCATGACCCCCCGGGCCCTAGAGGCTTTACCCTCGTTCGATTTGGTTATCGTCGACGAGGCCCACCGGGTGGGGGCAGCGGGCTTCTCCCGGATCATCGAGGATCTCTCTGCGACGCGGTTAATGGGCGTGACAGCGACGCCCTGGCGGCCTGATGGGGGCAGCATCGACCGGTGGTTCGGTGAGCCTGTATTCCAGATGGGAATCAAGGAAGGGCTCGCGCAGGGCTATCTCTCGGACGTGGACTACCGCATCATGCTGGACGGCATCGATTGGGATCTAGTGCGGGAGGCCTCGGTCTTGGGGTACTCGGTTCAACAACTGAACAAACGCTTGTTGATCCCCACGCGCGATCAGCGCGCGATCGAGATCATCCGGGGCACCTGGGAACGTGAAAATCGGCGCCGGGGGATCGTGTTCAGTCCCTCGCAGACCCACGCGCGCCACTTTGCGGCTGATCTGCGCGCCAATGAGTTCAGGGCGGAGGCCCTGGTGAGCGAGGACAGCACAGTCCAGCGCTTCGTGACCCTCAGCCGCTTCGCGGCGGGCGAACTCGACTTCGTGTGCGTCGTGGACATTTTCAACGAGGGCCTCGATGTGCCCGACGTGGATCTCCTGGTGTTCTTGCGCGTGACGCACAGCCGCCGCATCTTTGTGCAGCAACTGGGCCGTGGCCTGCGCATTGGCGACGGGAAGGACAAAGTGGTCGTGCTCGACTTCGCGGCCGACGTTCGCCGGATTCATGCCGCCATGGAACTCGATGACAGCGCGGGGCGCGGGGAAGTGGAGAGCCTGGCGATTTCCCGCGCGGCGGTGAACTTTTCTGACCGCTCGCTCGATAGTTTTTTCTATGAATGGATTGCGGATCTCGGGAGTATCAAGAATCACGATGCCGACGACGTGGTGAAGCTGCCGATTTTCGACCCCACACAATTCAATTTCCCGGAGGAATAA
- a CDS encoding ATP-binding protein, which yields MTTTSVDITPHPRILSVLKDIEFTMLQCFCELIDNSIDGFLDSLRAGQPIPGPAVNLGIGRDTITIHDNGPGMSLERLEHAISAGWTSKDGTSSLGLYGMGFNIATAKLGAVTTIWTTRVGDPVWHGVVIDLAALARGSSFKLPVRTRRKDDPAYSGTEVEISSIKPEWASKLTPGAIRNNITNPLGRIYKSMLREHHPHPIRFTLRVNNINVPAWEHCVWPETKTVTMKQSGEVIRAVESFDRTFETKYRSRTTGEVYDSTDGHDPADLIPFEERVHGWVGIQRCLDPNDYGIDIIRNGRVIELASKDLFYWTQEDDIKRKEYPIDDHRERGRIVGEIHLDHGYVFYTKKNFEHDHYSWHQLMHTVLHNEPLTKRDDKSPNLSPIGKIFRAFRRNSPQRPQTYSDILVIRDNEKAKLGVEGYRKSEPKYQDIAWWESQLAESDRADAPLTPTKPSVDLFGQGAGITPHSPTPGAVGPAPASTGEGGVTSSVLSPVPGPRAGDPTTAVPPAPLVIPGIKRTHLPELDLRVNGPTSDRIYKATVYQVSSAPLALSLRSKPSGNSVFEIEVNPDHPVFQSSSFQLLDAVLAEFAYHVTEEENSRGSSTQIGFSEMLAALREQYRADNSLNPNRLSLDLGALVSRVQSALTKTLTPEQQSELLTLLPQESVNRVQLAQARGAARKETSSLIDIHDLARIFRQRPELVMQSGCLRTPWEPSGIALTPALLAEYQDEVRRRVGGVLDSLSGFAPRLEEPSTPGALFYMRAGLDMFKELLA from the coding sequence ATGACCACCACCAGCGTTGACATCACCCCGCATCCCCGCATCCTGTCAGTTCTCAAGGACATCGAGTTCACGATGCTCCAGTGCTTTTGCGAACTGATCGACAACTCCATCGACGGCTTCTTGGATTCTCTACGAGCTGGCCAGCCGATCCCTGGTCCCGCCGTCAATTTGGGCATCGGGCGTGACACCATCACCATCCATGACAACGGCCCTGGCATGAGTCTCGAGCGCCTAGAGCATGCCATCAGCGCGGGGTGGACCTCGAAAGACGGCACCTCCTCGCTGGGGCTCTACGGCATGGGTTTTAACATCGCCACCGCCAAGCTGGGGGCCGTGACCACGATCTGGACCACCCGTGTCGGTGACCCGGTATGGCACGGGGTGGTCATCGACTTGGCGGCCCTGGCGCGCGGCTCGAGCTTCAAGCTCCCAGTTCGCACTCGCCGCAAGGATGACCCCGCTTACTCGGGCACCGAGGTGGAGATCAGCAGCATCAAGCCCGAGTGGGCGAGCAAGCTCACCCCGGGGGCCATCAGGAACAACATCACCAACCCGCTGGGCCGGATCTACAAGAGCATGCTGCGGGAGCATCATCCACACCCCATCCGCTTCACCCTGCGCGTGAACAACATCAACGTCCCAGCCTGGGAACACTGCGTGTGGCCCGAGACCAAGACCGTGACGATGAAGCAGTCCGGGGAGGTGATCCGCGCGGTCGAATCGTTCGACCGTACCTTCGAGACCAAGTATCGTTCGCGCACCACGGGCGAGGTATACGACTCCACCGACGGCCATGACCCGGCTGACCTCATCCCTTTCGAGGAGCGCGTCCACGGTTGGGTCGGCATCCAGCGCTGCCTGGATCCCAATGATTACGGCATTGATATCATTCGCAACGGCCGAGTCATCGAGCTGGCGAGTAAAGACCTCTTCTACTGGACCCAGGAAGACGACATCAAGCGCAAGGAATATCCCATCGACGATCACCGGGAACGCGGGCGGATCGTCGGTGAAATTCATCTCGACCACGGATATGTCTTCTACACCAAGAAGAATTTCGAGCACGACCACTACAGCTGGCACCAACTGATGCACACGGTGTTGCACAACGAGCCCCTCACCAAGCGTGACGACAAGTCGCCCAACCTGTCGCCGATCGGAAAAATATTTCGCGCTTTCCGCCGGAACAGTCCCCAACGCCCGCAGACCTACAGCGACATCTTGGTGATCAGAGACAACGAGAAGGCTAAGCTCGGGGTGGAGGGGTACCGCAAGAGCGAACCCAAGTACCAGGACATCGCGTGGTGGGAAAGCCAACTGGCCGAGTCTGACCGCGCGGATGCTCCGCTCACACCCACGAAGCCTTCCGTTGATCTCTTCGGCCAGGGCGCCGGCATCACCCCGCATAGTCCCACCCCGGGTGCCGTGGGGCCGGCGCCAGCCTCCACAGGCGAGGGGGGTGTCACCTCCAGTGTCTTGAGCCCCGTGCCCGGGCCACGCGCCGGCGATCCTACCACCGCGGTGCCGCCGGCGCCCCTCGTGATTCCAGGCATCAAGCGCACCCACCTGCCCGAGTTGGATCTGCGTGTAAACGGCCCGACCTCTGACCGTATCTATAAGGCGACGGTCTACCAGGTGAGCAGCGCGCCGCTAGCACTGAGCCTGCGAAGCAAGCCCAGTGGCAACAGCGTCTTCGAGATCGAGGTCAACCCCGACCACCCCGTGTTCCAATCATCCTCCTTCCAGCTCCTGGACGCCGTTCTCGCCGAGTTCGCTTACCACGTGACTGAGGAAGAGAATTCGCGTGGGTCGAGTACCCAGATCGGGTTCAGCGAGATGCTCGCTGCCCTGCGTGAGCAGTACCGGGCCGACAACTCGCTCAATCCCAACCGCCTCTCCCTGGACCTCGGCGCGCTGGTCAGCCGCGTGCAAAGCGCCTTGACCAAGACCTTGACACCTGAACAACAAAGCGAATTACTGACTCTGCTACCCCAGGAAAGCGTGAACCGCGTCCAACTCGCCCAGGCACGCGGCGCGGCGCGCAAAGAGACGTCATCTCTGATCGACATCCATGACTTGGCGCGCATCTTCCGACAACGCCCTGAACTGGTCATGCAGTCGGGTTGCTTGCGCACGCCATGGGAGCCCAGCGGGATTGCCCTGACCCCGGCACTCTTGGCCGAGTACCAAGACGAAGTACGCCGCCGAGTGGGGGGCGTTCTGGACAGTCTCTCGGGGTTCGCACCGCGCCTCGAGGAACCCAGCACGCCGGGGGCGCTGTTTTACATGCGCGCCGGTCTCGACATGTTCAAAGAACTGCTCGCGTGA
- a CDS encoding DNA cytosine methyltransferase, which yields MHLAGFKHLGLIEWDGYAASTLRRNSESVLGIDPARVIHDDARSVDYTAYAGKIDLLSGGPPCQPFSTGGANAGDLDPRNMFPVFLDAVKTVRPRAILMENVKGLMRVKFKDYFEYIQLRLQFPFARIDAAAPWEQQLVALREVKPSDFADDERYVLDVRLLDTADFGVPQRRERVIFMALRADLGLTPTPPAQTHSKLALFHDQWVTGEYWKRHGVRAHDQLTARDQTIRDALVGSLLPLDGLKPWRTVRDAISDLPPAVDRGEEPHIVNHVQHPGARIYPPCHLGSPPDLPAKALKAGTHGTPGGENLLHSAHDGVIRYFTTREAGRLQTFPDEWEFLGTWGACIKQLGNAVPVQLGQVYATAIRQQLLTLAPETALAVPR from the coding sequence GTGCATCTGGCGGGCTTCAAGCACCTGGGATTGATCGAGTGGGACGGCTATGCCGCGTCCACCCTGAGACGCAACAGCGAATCGGTATTGGGCATCGACCCCGCGCGCGTGATCCACGACGATGCGCGGTCGGTCGATTACACCGCTTATGCCGGGAAGATCGATCTGCTCAGTGGGGGCCCCCCTTGTCAGCCGTTCTCCACCGGTGGGGCGAATGCGGGGGATCTCGACCCCCGCAATATGTTCCCGGTGTTTCTGGACGCCGTCAAGACGGTTCGCCCGCGCGCGATCCTGATGGAAAATGTCAAGGGACTGATGCGTGTGAAGTTCAAGGACTATTTCGAGTACATCCAGCTGCGTCTCCAGTTCCCCTTCGCGCGCATTGACGCGGCGGCCCCGTGGGAGCAACAACTCGTGGCTTTGCGTGAAGTCAAGCCATCGGATTTTGCGGATGATGAACGTTACGTCTTAGACGTGCGCCTCCTCGATACGGCCGACTTCGGGGTTCCCCAACGACGTGAGCGCGTTATCTTCATGGCGCTCCGCGCGGATCTCGGGCTCACACCCACGCCCCCGGCACAGACGCACAGCAAGCTGGCCCTCTTTCACGACCAGTGGGTCACCGGTGAGTACTGGAAGCGGCACGGCGTGCGAGCGCATGATCAGCTCACCGCCCGGGATCAGACCATCCGGGACGCCTTGGTCGGGTCTTTGTTGCCACTCGATGGGTTGAAACCGTGGCGAACGGTGCGAGACGCGATCAGCGACCTCCCACCCGCAGTCGACCGCGGCGAGGAGCCCCACATCGTCAACCACGTCCAGCACCCCGGCGCACGGATCTATCCCCCGTGCCACCTCGGTAGTCCCCCCGATCTCCCCGCCAAGGCCTTGAAAGCTGGCACTCACGGCACGCCCGGCGGCGAGAATCTACTGCATTCGGCCCACGACGGTGTGATTCGCTACTTCACCACTCGCGAGGCTGGGCGGCTCCAGACCTTCCCGGACGAATGGGAATTCCTGGGCACCTGGGGCGCGTGCATCAAGCAGCTCGGGAACGCCGTGCCTGTGCAGCTGGGTCAGGTCTACGCCACCGCCATCCGCCAGCAGTTGCTCACGCTCGCGCCCGAGACGGCGCTCGCCGTACCGAGGTAG
- a CDS encoding HNH endonuclease, giving the protein MSVLPFPPGDFPCVLLTIRVTDNAYADSDDAYVYPARYRAALAPLEAGQPMLALIYEPRHGGGRMAYVAWALLTTPPESIGKGRGGQQEWRVRYDGGLIPLPRPVSQEVSGHVFETLLRGVPRELRGPAQRGMSVRALAWDDFCAVLAASGLVPVLTEREAPEDRLMRQRVAVERLVRERGFRLRVLSAYGWRCAVTGWSAPPDLSHALLDAAHLVSVARGGSDGVRNGLALTPTVHRLFDAGLVNFTFQDGSWRLQRHRSLDDLRLEGAGGRLELVHGQPLILPGDRRLWPEIKAAGPPG; this is encoded by the coding sequence ATGAGCGTGCTGCCCTTTCCCCCGGGAGACTTTCCCTGTGTGCTGCTGACCATCCGGGTCACGGACAACGCCTATGCGGATAGCGACGACGCCTACGTCTACCCGGCACGCTACCGGGCGGCGCTGGCTCCCCTCGAAGCCGGGCAGCCCATGCTCGCCCTGATCTACGAGCCACGCCATGGTGGCGGGCGGATGGCCTACGTGGCCTGGGCGCTGCTCACCACGCCCCCCGAGTCCATAGGAAAGGGCCGGGGCGGGCAGCAGGAGTGGCGGGTGCGCTACGACGGCGGGCTCATCCCGCTCCCGCGCCCGGTATCGCAGGAAGTCAGCGGGCACGTCTTCGAGACGTTGCTGCGCGGCGTGCCGCGAGAACTGCGGGGGCCAGCGCAGCGTGGGATGTCCGTCCGTGCGCTGGCCTGGGATGACTTCTGTGCGGTGTTGGCCGCTTCCGGGCTGGTGCCAGTCCTGACCGAGCGGGAGGCTCCTGAAGACCGCCTGATGCGCCAACGGGTGGCCGTCGAGCGTCTGGTGCGCGAGCGTGGCTTCCGGCTGCGGGTGCTCTCCGCTTACGGGTGGCGCTGCGCGGTCACCGGCTGGTCTGCGCCGCCTGATCTGTCGCACGCCCTGCTGGACGCGGCGCACCTGGTGTCGGTGGCGCGGGGGGGCAGCGACGGCGTGCGGAATGGCTTAGCTTTGACACCCACGGTTCACCGGCTGTTCGACGCGGGCCTGGTGAATTTCACTTTTCAGGACGGGTCGTGGCGCCTGCAGCGCCACCGATCCCTGGATGATCTGCGGCTGGAAGGCGCTGGCGGCCGGCTGGAACTGGTTCATGGACAGCCGCTGATCCTGCCCGGCGACCGGCGGCTGTGGCCAGAGATCAAGGCGGCTGGGCCGCCTGGCTAA